From the Caldisericota bacterium genome, one window contains:
- the rpsC gene encoding 30S ribosomal protein S3, with translation MGQKVHPSGFRIGITKDWVSKWYANKKNYSNFVMEDIIIRRELDKLGIDAAISHVEIIRKGGEVGGEVKVIIYSARPGMIIGKKGAEISKLQNKLMCAINNSDMKIGIEVKEVKRPETNAQL, from the coding sequence GTGGGACAGAAAGTACATCCTTCTGGATTTAGGATAGGCATAACGAAAGATTGGGTAAGTAAGTGGTATGCAAATAAAAAAAATTACTCTAATTTTGTCATGGAGGATATTATAATAAGAAGAGAGTTAGATAAATTAGGAATTGATGCAGCTATTTCTCATGTTGAGATTATTCGAAAAGGAGGAGAAGTTGGCGGCGAAGTAAAAGTGATTATATATAGTGCAAGGCCCGGTATGATAATTGGAAAGAAAGGGGCAGAGATTTCTAAACTGCAGAATAAATTAATGTGTGCAATTAATAATTCTGATATGAAAATAGGGATAGAAGTAAAGGAAGTAAAGCGTCCAGAAACAAACGCTCAACTTAT
- the rplV gene encoding 50S ribosomal protein L22, translated as MEVYAKSKHLRLSATKVRLVAELIKGKDIDEAFSILKVLPQKAANYLEKTLKSAVANAENNFDMDKDSLYVHRAYIESEGPMKRLYMRGMGRADIQRKPVSQITIVVKNKEEV; from the coding sequence GTGTATGCTAAATCTAAACATTTACGATTATCTGCTACTAAAGTACGACTTGTAGCTGAACTTATAAAAGGCAAAGACATTGATGAAGCATTTTCAATTTTAAAAGTTCTCCCTCAAAAAGCTGCTAACTATCTGGAGAAAACTCTTAAATCAGCTGTTGCGAATGCTGAAAATAATTTTGATATGGATAAAGACTCATTATATGTTCACAGGGCATATATTGAGTCCGAAGGTCCTATGAAGAGGTTATATATGAGAGGAATGGGCAGAGCGGATATACAAAGAAAACCTGTGAGCCAGATTACTATAGTGGTAAAAAACAAAGAGGAGGTATAG